In a single window of the Halobacteriovorax sp. HLS genome:
- the rplX gene encoding 50S ribosomal protein L24, producing MQKIKVSDEVVVIAGKDKGKTGKVQRLNSKKSTVLVEGINLAKKALKPSQENPAGGFAEMEKPIHLSNIAIVSPKTKKATRVKFEEKDGKTVRVAVACGSVLK from the coding sequence ATGCAGAAGATTAAAGTTAGTGATGAAGTAGTAGTAATTGCAGGAAAAGATAAAGGTAAGACGGGGAAAGTTCAAAGACTTAACTCGAAAAAGAGTACTGTATTAGTTGAAGGTATTAACCTTGCTAAGAAAGCTCTTAAGCCTTCACAAGAAAATCCTGCTGGCGGTTTCGCTGAAATGGAAAAACCAATCCACTTGAGTAATATTGCAATAGTTAGCCCAAAAACTAAGAAAGCTACTAGAGTAAAATTTGAAGAAAAAGATGGAAAAACAGTAAGAGTAGCAGTAGCTTGCGGCTCTGTACTTAAATAG
- the rplE gene encoding 50S ribosomal protein L5: protein MSRLRETYKNEIVKKLTEKFDYKNIHQVPKLEKIVVNCCTKDAVTNSKVVDSIVKDLTAITGQKPVVTKARKSIASFKLREDMPLGASVTLRGEMMYEFLDRLITISLPRVRDFRGVSNKGFDGRGNYTLGLKEQIMFSEISYDQIDKVRGLGLSIVTTANNNDEGRELLTLLGMPFVK, encoded by the coding sequence ATGAGCAGATTACGTGAAACTTACAAAAATGAAATAGTAAAAAAGCTTACAGAAAAGTTTGATTACAAAAATATTCACCAAGTTCCAAAACTTGAAAAAATAGTTGTTAATTGTTGTACTAAAGACGCAGTTACTAACTCTAAAGTAGTAGATTCGATTGTTAAAGATCTTACAGCTATCACAGGTCAAAAGCCTGTTGTAACTAAAGCTAGAAAATCTATCGCATCTTTCAAGTTAAGAGAAGATATGCCACTAGGAGCATCAGTTACTTTAAGAGGTGAGATGATGTATGAATTCCTTGATAGATTGATTACTATCTCTCTACCAAGAGTTCGTGACTTTAGAGGTGTTTCTAATAAAGGTTTTGATGGACGTGGAAACTATACACTAGGTCTTAAAGAGCAGATTATGTTCTCTGAGATTTCTTACGATCAGATCGATAAAGTTAGAGGCCTTGGGCTTTCTATTGTAACAACTGCCAACAATAATGATGAAGGTAGAGAGTTACTTACTTTATTAGGTATGCCTTTTGTAAAATAA
- the rpsN gene encoding 30S ribosomal protein S14 encodes MARKAKIVNNEMKKRLSAKYLPLRTELKKIINDTNSSDEAVAEATVRLQKLPRNSNPIRVRNRCVLTGRPRGNYRAFGLSRIKFRELALQGMIPGVTKSSW; translated from the coding sequence ATGGCAAGAAAAGCAAAAATCGTTAACAACGAAATGAAGAAAAGATTGAGTGCTAAGTATTTACCACTTAGAACTGAACTTAAAAAAATTATTAATGACACAAACTCATCTGATGAGGCAGTTGCTGAAGCTACAGTTAGACTACAGAAGCTACCAAGAAACTCTAATCCAATTAGAGTAAGAAATAGATGTGTTTTAACTGGTAGACCAAGAGGAAACTACAGAGCGTTTGGACTTTCTAGAATTAAATTTAGAGAATTAGCGCTTCAAGGTATGATTCCTGGTGTAACTAAATCAAGCTGGTAA
- the rpsH gene encoding 30S ribosomal protein S8 — MMTDPIADMLTRIRNAIRAGHDRVEFPASRAKASICKVLKDEGYIRSFKIIAKAQNDIKLKVLFKEDAITGIERVSKPGLRRYTGYTEIPRVISGLGTAIVSTSKGVISDREAKKLKVGGEILCNVW, encoded by the coding sequence ATGATGACTGATCCTATAGCAGATATGCTTACAAGAATTAGAAATGCTATAAGAGCTGGACACGACAGAGTTGAGTTTCCAGCATCTAGAGCAAAAGCAAGTATTTGCAAAGTTTTAAAAGATGAAGGTTATATAAGATCTTTTAAAATTATTGCAAAAGCACAGAATGATATTAAATTAAAAGTTCTCTTCAAAGAAGACGCTATAACTGGAATTGAAAGAGTTTCAAAGCCGGGTCTAAGAAGATATACAGGTTATACTGAAATTCCTAGAGTTATCAGTGGGCTTGGAACTGCAATCGTTTCAACTTCTAAGGGTGTAATCTCTGATAGAGAAGCGAAGAAACTAAAAGTTGGCGGAGAAATTCTCTGCAACGTATGGTAG
- the rplF gene encoding 50S ribosomal protein L6: protein MSRIGKVPVAIPEKVEVKIDGAFVSVKGPKGQLEYTFTDKVIIAQADKEVTINPADETKLARSLWGTTRTLVSNMVVGVSEGFTRTLEFTGVGYKAAVSGNTITLNLGYSHPIDYVLPTGVEAKVNKNVIDLTGCDKELVGFVAAKIRSFRPPEPYKGKGVRYSDETIIRKAGKAGSK from the coding sequence ATGTCAAGAATTGGTAAAGTACCAGTAGCTATTCCTGAAAAAGTAGAAGTTAAGATTGATGGTGCATTTGTTTCTGTTAAAGGACCAAAAGGGCAACTTGAATATACTTTTACAGACAAGGTAATCATAGCTCAAGCAGATAAAGAAGTTACTATTAATCCAGCTGACGAAACTAAACTTGCTAGATCTCTTTGGGGAACAACTAGAACTTTAGTTAGTAATATGGTTGTTGGAGTATCTGAAGGGTTTACAAGAACTTTAGAGTTTACTGGTGTTGGATATAAAGCAGCTGTAAGCGGTAACACTATAACTTTAAACCTTGGTTATTCACATCCAATTGACTATGTGTTGCCAACAGGTGTAGAAGCTAAAGTAAATAAAAATGTTATCGATTTAACTGGTTGTGATAAAGAACTAGTTGGATTTGTAGCTGCAAAAATCAGATCATTTAGACCACCTGAGCCTTACAAAGGTAAGGGAGTTAGATACTCTGATGAAACAATTATAAGAAAAGCAGGTAAAGCTGGATCTAAATAA
- the rplR gene encoding 50S ribosomal protein L18 produces the protein MRKNTGKIKNAAEARRYRRKLSIRKKINGTADRPRLCVYRSNKNITIQVIDDNAQQTLFSVQTYGKNAVGTGSNKDGAKVVGAAVAEGLKGKSISTAVFDRNGYKYHGVVAAFVDAVRENGIQI, from the coding sequence ATGAGAAAGAATACTGGCAAGATTAAAAATGCCGCAGAAGCTCGTCGATACCGTAGAAAATTATCGATTCGTAAAAAAATTAATGGAACAGCTGATCGTCCTAGATTATGCGTTTACCGTTCAAACAAAAACATAACTATTCAAGTTATTGATGACAATGCTCAACAGACATTATTTTCAGTTCAAACATACGGTAAGAATGCTGTAGGAACTGGAAGCAATAAAGATGGTGCTAAGGTTGTTGGTGCTGCAGTAGCTGAGGGACTTAAAGGAAAGAGTATCTCAACAGCAGTATTTGACAGAAATGGTTATAAGTATCACGGCGTTGTTGCAGCATTTGTTGATGCTGTAAGAGAAAACGGAATTCAGATTTAA
- the rpsE gene encoding 30S ribosomal protein S5 — protein MTEETKVEETKVEAKADNKKAPKKKSQGSRKPKPAAPVSEFEERVVAVNRVAKVVKGGRRFSFAALMIVGDKKGRVGYGLGKAKEVPEAIRKATQAAQKNMVHVPLDNGTIPHQILGEYDAGKILFKPAAHGTGVKAAGACRSIMELAGVTDVLTKSLRGNNPHNIVKATFDALKHLRSVDQVAKLRGKEAQGLRIK, from the coding sequence ATGACTGAAGAAACTAAAGTAGAAGAAACAAAAGTAGAAGCGAAAGCAGATAATAAAAAAGCTCCAAAGAAGAAGTCACAAGGATCAAGAAAGCCTAAGCCGGCTGCTCCAGTGTCTGAATTTGAGGAAAGAGTTGTTGCGGTAAACCGTGTTGCTAAAGTTGTTAAGGGTGGTAGAAGATTCTCTTTTGCAGCTCTAATGATTGTTGGTGATAAGAAAGGTCGTGTTGGATATGGTTTAGGAAAAGCAAAAGAAGTTCCTGAAGCAATTAGAAAAGCAACACAAGCAGCTCAAAAGAATATGGTACACGTTCCACTTGATAACGGAACTATACCTCACCAAATTCTAGGTGAATATGATGCAGGAAAGATTTTATTTAAGCCTGCTGCACATGGTACAGGGGTTAAAGCTGCTGGTGCATGTCGTTCAATAATGGAATTAGCTGGTGTAACAGATGTATTAACTAAATCTCTAAGAGGAAATAATCCTCATAATATTGTTAAGGCAACGTTTGACGCTCTTAAGCATTTAAGAAGTGTTGATCAGGTAGCTAAACTTAGAGGAAAAGAAGCTCAAGGGCTTCGTATTAAATAG
- the rpmD gene encoding 50S ribosomal protein L30, with amino-acid sequence MAGKTITVKLKKSTIGSTEKQKANVRGLGLRKTGTSRTLENTPAVRGMIKKVIHLLDIKEN; translated from the coding sequence ATGGCCGGAAAGACTATAACTGTAAAGTTGAAGAAAAGTACGATTGGATCTACAGAAAAGCAAAAAGCTAACGTTCGTGGCCTTGGTCTTAGAAAGACTGGGACTTCAAGAACATTAGAAAATACTCCAGCTGTTCGTGGAATGATTAAAAAAGTTATTCACCTTTTAGACATAAAAGAGAATTAA
- the rplO gene encoding 50S ribosomal protein L15, whose protein sequence is MLTLNNLSSPKGAHRNIKRLGRGQGSGQGKQAGKGHKGQKARAGGGTRTGFEGGAMPLYMRLPKRGFTNAPFKTEYAEVSLSAVDAKFDSGEVTREALIANGLLSGSDKRKPIKVLANGELSKALTFVNIDKFTKSAAELVSKAGGKIENK, encoded by the coding sequence ATGCTAACGTTAAATAATCTAAGTAGCCCAAAAGGCGCACACAGAAATATAAAGAGACTAGGGCGTGGACAAGGTTCAGGTCAAGGTAAGCAGGCCGGTAAAGGTCATAAAGGTCAAAAGGCTAGAGCTGGTGGTGGAACTAGAACTGGTTTTGAAGGTGGAGCAATGCCTCTATATATGAGACTTCCAAAAAGAGGTTTCACAAATGCACCTTTCAAAACTGAGTACGCTGAAGTAAGCTTATCTGCAGTTGACGCGAAATTTGATAGCGGTGAAGTTACTCGTGAAGCTCTAATTGCAAACGGTCTTTTAAGTGGTTCTGATAAAAGAAAGCCAATTAAAGTTCTTGCAAATGGTGAGCTTTCAAAAGCGTTAACTTTTGTTAACATTGATAAGTTTACAAAATCAGCTGCTGAATTAGTTTCTAAAGCTGGTGGAAAAATAGAAAATAAATAA
- the secY gene encoding preprotein translocase subunit SecY: MSTAQGKLEELKKKVFFTFLLLAVYRMAAQIPVPGVNAAAIASYFAESGGGIFDLINTFSGGAFKRFSVLALGIMPYITTSIIFSLLGEVIPQIQEMQEDSEGHKKIQKWTRYATVLLCAVQGWGMAVMFEGFKSTGNIPVIPEPGLLFRISTVITLCAGTMFLLWLGERITEYGLENGVSLIIFAGIAVELPAEMMQKLTLYKNGELGAGALLITVGVILVGFFVVTFIERSHRSVPVQYAKKVVHNRTYGGTQTLPIRVDTGGVMPPILASSLLAAPATMANFVSATSPMKPYLDTMIQSLYPGQLLFNLFFALLIVYMTYFYAPIQFKTKKVAEMLQKNNAFVPGVRPGAKTKEYLDFILNRLTFFGSLFLVTICILPTVASGANTRFGGTSLLILVSVCIRVMMNIQAFMFSDKYESAYKAKGKYNGQNRRF, translated from the coding sequence ATGTCGACTGCTCAAGGAAAGCTAGAAGAGCTTAAGAAGAAAGTATTTTTCACCTTTTTACTATTGGCTGTATACAGAATGGCTGCACAGATACCTGTTCCAGGTGTTAATGCAGCAGCCATTGCTTCGTACTTTGCCGAGTCTGGAGGAGGAATCTTTGATCTGATCAACACTTTTAGTGGTGGTGCCTTCAAAAGATTCTCTGTTTTAGCTCTTGGTATTATGCCATATATTACGACTTCAATTATCTTCTCTCTCTTGGGAGAAGTAATTCCTCAGATTCAAGAAATGCAAGAAGATTCGGAAGGTCATAAGAAGATCCAAAAATGGACTCGATATGCAACTGTTCTTCTTTGTGCTGTTCAGGGATGGGGTATGGCCGTAATGTTTGAAGGATTTAAGAGTACTGGCAATATTCCAGTTATTCCTGAGCCAGGTCTATTATTTAGAATTTCTACTGTTATCACTCTTTGTGCAGGAACTATGTTTCTCCTATGGTTAGGTGAGCGTATTACTGAATACGGGCTTGAAAACGGTGTTTCTTTAATTATCTTTGCAGGTATTGCTGTTGAGCTACCGGCAGAGATGATGCAAAAGTTAACTCTCTATAAAAACGGTGAATTAGGAGCAGGAGCTCTACTTATAACAGTTGGTGTTATATTGGTAGGATTCTTTGTTGTTACATTTATTGAAAGATCTCATAGAAGTGTTCCTGTGCAATATGCAAAGAAAGTTGTTCATAACCGTACTTATGGTGGGACACAAACACTTCCAATTAGAGTAGATACAGGCGGTGTTATGCCACCGATCTTAGCTTCATCATTATTAGCAGCTCCAGCAACAATGGCTAATTTTGTGTCAGCTACGAGTCCGATGAAGCCTTACCTGGATACAATGATTCAATCACTATATCCGGGACAGCTTTTATTTAACTTATTCTTTGCTCTATTAATTGTTTATATGACATATTTTTATGCTCCTATTCAGTTTAAGACTAAAAAAGTTGCAGAAATGCTTCAGAAGAATAATGCGTTTGTTCCAGGTGTAAGGCCAGGTGCTAAGACTAAAGAATATTTAGACTTTATTCTTAATAGATTGACGTTCTTTGGATCACTTTTCTTGGTAACAATATGTATTTTACCAACTGTAGCTTCTGGGGCAAATACTAGATTTGGTGGAACATCACTACTAATTCTTGTGAGTGTATGTATACGTGTAATGATGAATATTCAGGCATTTATGTTTTCTGATAAGTATGAAAGTGCTTATAAGGCTAAAGGAAAATATAACGGTCAAAATAGAAGGTTTTAA
- a CDS encoding nucleoside monophosphate kinase, with product MKPQLILLGAPGTGKGTQAKRIVDEFGYSHISTGDLLRGEIAKGSDLGKKVKSIIDKGDLVNDQVVLELLNANCSISDSAYIFDGFPRNIEQSELLEEHVLKGAASKAIYFDIDLDILVERISNRRIAPKSGEIYNLLSRPPKVEGKCDISGEDLIHRKDDTAETVRNRLEVFKNTIAPILDYYEGRGVLVRIDASTSAEEVFAKVGEAINS from the coding sequence ATGAAGCCACAGCTAATATTACTAGGTGCTCCTGGAACTGGGAAGGGAACACAGGCTAAGAGAATAGTTGATGAATTTGGCTATAGTCATATTTCAACAGGTGATCTTCTTAGGGGTGAGATAGCAAAAGGTTCAGATCTTGGTAAAAAAGTTAAGTCAATTATTGATAAGGGTGACTTAGTTAATGATCAGGTCGTTTTAGAGTTATTAAATGCAAATTGTAGCATTAGTGACTCTGCTTATATCTTTGATGGGTTTCCACGAAATATTGAGCAATCAGAGTTACTAGAAGAGCATGTTTTAAAAGGTGCTGCTTCAAAAGCAATCTATTTTGATATAGATTTAGATATTTTAGTTGAAAGAATTTCTAATAGAAGAATTGCACCAAAAAGTGGTGAAATTTATAATCTACTTTCTAGGCCACCAAAGGTTGAGGGAAAGTGTGATATCTCTGGAGAAGATCTAATTCATCGTAAAGATGATACTGCTGAAACTGTGAGAAATAGATTAGAAGTGTTCAAAAATACAATTGCTCCGATTCTTGATTATTATGAAGGTCGTGGAGTTTTAGTTAGAATAGATGCTTCTACTTCAGCAGAAGAAGTCTTTGCCAAGGTTGGCGAAGCAATTAATAGTTAA
- the infA gene encoding translation initiation factor IF-1 codes for MASAEVLEIEGEVVELLPNTKFKVKLPNGHSVIAHISGKMRMHFIKILPGDKVLVEISKYDLSKGRITYRSKGR; via the coding sequence ATGGCGAGCGCAGAAGTTCTAGAAATAGAAGGAGAAGTAGTTGAACTACTTCCAAATACTAAATTTAAAGTTAAGCTACCTAATGGTCATAGTGTAATAGCTCACATTAGTGGAAAAATGAGAATGCATTTTATCAAGATCTTACCTGGTGATAAGGTTCTTGTAGAGATTAGTAAATATGATCTTTCCAAAGGAAGGATCACATATAGAAGTAAGGGCCGGTAG
- the rpmJ gene encoding 50S ribosomal protein L36, producing the protein MKVRASVKVMCKDCKVVKRKGVLRVVCKASPKHKQRQG; encoded by the coding sequence ATGAAAGTTAGAGCGTCAGTAAAAGTTATGTGTAAAGACTGTAAAGTTGTAAAAAGAAAAGGTGTATTAAGGGTTGTTTGTAAAGCAAGTCCTAAACATAAACAAAGACAAGGTTAA
- the rpsM gene encoding 30S ribosomal protein S13 encodes MARILGVDIPRNKVMGVALRSIYGVGPKVASEVLTKAGIDFNKSSNELTEEEANNIRLLLESDYTVEGDLRREIGLNIKRLKDLGCYRGIRHRKGLPVRGQRTSTNARTRKGPAKAIAGKKSVKSMK; translated from the coding sequence ATGGCAAGAATACTTGGTGTTGATATTCCTCGTAATAAGGTGATGGGCGTTGCTTTAAGATCAATCTATGGTGTTGGTCCAAAAGTGGCAAGTGAAGTCCTCACTAAAGCGGGAATAGATTTCAACAAAAGCTCAAATGAGCTGACAGAAGAAGAGGCGAACAATATTCGTCTTTTATTAGAAAGTGATTATACTGTAGAGGGTGATCTTAGAAGAGAGATCGGTCTTAACATTAAGAGATTGAAAGATCTTGGATGCTACAGAGGGATTCGTCACAGAAAAGGATTACCAGTTAGAGGTCAAAGAACTAGTACAAATGCTAGAACTAGAAAAGGACCTGCGAAAGCAATTGCTGGAAAGAAATCTGTCAAGTCAATGAAGTAA
- the rpsK gene encoding 30S ribosomal protein S11, with product MVKKTANKKKAKKNIPHGVCHIQCSFNNTIVTFTDPNGGAIAWASAGQLGFRGSKKSTPFAAQVASSEAAKKAMEHGLSSVDVRVKGPGAGRENAIRALIGCGLRITSVADKSPIPHNGCRAPKRRRV from the coding sequence ATGGTTAAGAAAACAGCAAATAAGAAAAAAGCAAAAAAGAATATTCCACATGGTGTATGCCATATTCAATGTTCTTTTAATAATACAATTGTTACTTTCACTGATCCAAATGGTGGAGCAATTGCTTGGGCGTCAGCTGGGCAACTTGGTTTCCGTGGTTCTAAGAAATCAACTCCATTCGCAGCACAGGTAGCTTCATCTGAAGCAGCTAAGAAAGCTATGGAGCATGGTCTTAGTTCTGTAGACGTAAGAGTTAAGGGTCCTGGAGCAGGAAGAGAAAATGCGATTAGAGCTCTAATCGGATGTGGATTAAGAATTACATCTGTTGCAGATAAGTCACCAATTCCTCATAATGGATGTCGTGCACCTAAAAGAAGAAGAGTTTAA
- a CDS encoding DNA-directed RNA polymerase subunit alpha, protein MDNFVAKNWTNMIRPVSLESDAESLKANYGKFIAKPLERGYGQTLGNSLRRALLSSLQGAGIVAIRIEGVEHEFGTINNVKEEVSEIILNLKEVFFKLKGKEDVVLNLDKSGEGPVTAGDIAESASLEVLNPQHVICNISSGGSIKVELKIARGKGYVTALENKELYDLPLGWIYVDTLFSPVHRVNYSVTNSRVGKRTDYDKLTLEVWTNAGIDPQEAVAYSAKILRDQLAVFLNFEDEEEVVRTEKAPAQASSPANSALLKPVSELELSVRSANCLQNANIKYIYELVSKTEGEMLRTKNFGRKSLNEIKEILSNMGLGLGMKVDSIMKDLQDGE, encoded by the coding sequence GTGGATAATTTTGTAGCAAAAAATTGGACGAACATGATCAGACCTGTTTCTTTAGAATCAGATGCTGAAAGTCTAAAAGCAAACTATGGAAAGTTTATAGCTAAACCTTTAGAGAGAGGTTACGGGCAAACTCTAGGTAATTCACTTAGAAGAGCTCTTTTATCTTCTCTTCAAGGGGCTGGTATTGTTGCTATTAGAATCGAAGGTGTTGAGCACGAATTCGGTACTATTAACAATGTTAAAGAAGAAGTATCTGAAATTATCCTTAACTTAAAAGAAGTTTTCTTTAAGTTAAAAGGTAAGGAAGATGTTGTTCTTAATCTTGATAAAAGTGGTGAAGGTCCTGTTACTGCAGGAGATATTGCTGAGAGTGCAAGTTTAGAAGTACTAAACCCACAGCACGTTATTTGTAATATTTCTTCAGGTGGTTCAATTAAGGTTGAACTAAAAATTGCTAGAGGTAAAGGTTATGTTACTGCTCTTGAAAACAAAGAGTTGTACGATCTTCCACTAGGATGGATCTATGTTGATACTCTTTTCTCTCCAGTTCACAGAGTTAATTACTCAGTAACTAACTCACGTGTTGGTAAGAGAACAGATTATGATAAACTTACTTTAGAAGTTTGGACGAACGCAGGTATCGATCCTCAAGAAGCTGTTGCATACTCTGCAAAGATTCTAAGAGATCAGTTGGCTGTATTCTTAAACTTTGAAGATGAAGAAGAAGTGGTAAGAACAGAGAAGGCTCCTGCTCAGGCATCTAGCCCAGCAAATAGCGCTCTTTTAAAGCCAGTTTCTGAATTAGAGTTATCAGTACGTTCTGCTAACTGTCTGCAAAATGCTAATATCAAGTATATCTATGAATTGGTATCTAAGACAGAAGGTGAGATGTTAAGAACAAAGAACTTTGGTCGTAAATCGTTAAATGAAATTAAAGAAATTCTCAGTAATATGGGACTAGGGCTTGGAATGAAGGTTGATTCTATAATGAAAGATCTTCAAGACGGCGAGTAA
- the rplQ gene encoding 50S ribosomal protein L17, producing MRHQKHKYRIGNGPAHRVSLMKNLAIEVIDHGKIKTTITKCKAIQPYVEKLITIAKVDTVANRRLAFQKLNNKEAVQKLFTDVAPKYLERNGGYTRIMRMADSRVGDNAPMAYIALV from the coding sequence ATGAGACATCAAAAACATAAATATAGAATTGGAAATGGTCCTGCTCACAGAGTATCGTTAATGAAAAACCTTGCAATCGAAGTAATCGATCATGGGAAAATCAAAACTACGATTACAAAGTGTAAAGCAATACAGCCATACGTAGAAAAATTAATCACTATTGCAAAAGTTGATACTGTTGCAAATAGAAGATTAGCTTTCCAAAAACTTAACAATAAAGAAGCAGTTCAAAAACTGTTTACTGACGTTGCACCTAAGTATTTAGAAAGAAATGGTGGATACACAAGAATTATGAGAATGGCTGATTCGAGAGTTGGTGACAACGCTCCAATGGCATACATTGCTCTAGTATAA
- a CDS encoding TlpA disulfide reductase family protein yields MSFSSKILIISLVIGLTLSYSMYEKKKFSSMLNVGESSPILQTMPSFQIDLVLSEGKVSQEDFKSSKATFVHFWGTWCAPCEHEFPDFLKFAKKFESDNVKFLLLAVNDDNKKIKKFLKRFKDLPSNVVIAHDSTGVSMTTFGTVKVPETYLFDSSFRNLKKFIGPQSWGMEAFAPRVRRLIFGH; encoded by the coding sequence ATGTCATTTAGTTCAAAAATTTTAATTATATCTCTTGTTATTGGTCTTACTCTGTCTTATTCAATGTACGAGAAAAAGAAATTTTCATCCATGTTAAACGTGGGTGAGTCGTCGCCAATATTACAGACGATGCCTTCTTTTCAAATTGATTTAGTGTTAAGTGAAGGGAAAGTATCTCAGGAAGATTTCAAGAGCTCTAAAGCTACTTTTGTACACTTTTGGGGTACATGGTGTGCACCATGTGAGCATGAGTTTCCTGACTTTCTAAAATTCGCTAAGAAGTTTGAATCAGACAATGTTAAATTCCTACTGCTTGCGGTTAACGATGATAATAAGAAGATTAAGAAATTTTTGAAACGATTTAAAGATCTACCTAGTAATGTGGTGATTGCACACGATAGTACTGGTGTTTCAATGACGACTTTTGGAACAGTTAAGGTTCCTGAGACATATCTCTTTGATTCATCATTTAGAAACCTTAAGAAGTTTATCGGGCCTCAGTCCTGGGGTATGGAAGCATTTGCTCCGAGGGTTAGAAGGCTAATTTTTGGTCACTAG